The following are encoded together in the Gasterosteus aculeatus chromosome 7, fGasAcu3.hap1.1, whole genome shotgun sequence genome:
- the smfn gene encoding small fragment nuclease: protein MYLLTFRFGSRVDIQVSRQINMLSVAESQRMVWVDLEMTGLDIEKDQIIEMACIVTDSDLNILAEGPNLIINQPNTLLEGMSDWCKEHHGKSGLTQAVQDSNITLEQAQYEFLSFIRQHTPPGQCPLAGNSVHADKRFLDKYMPQFMYHLHYRIVDVSTIKELCRRWFPEEFKMVPLKKAAHRALDDIHESIKELQYYRASVFKASEDQKHKIVECQGSINS from the exons ATGTACCTATTAACTTTCAGATTCGGTTCAAGAGTTGACATTCAAGTGTCCCGGCAAATCAACATGTTGTCCGTCGCAGAATCCCAGCGAATGGTTTGGGTGGACCTGGAG atGACAGGTTTGGACATTGAGAAGGACCAGATAATTGAGATGGCCTGCATTGTCACTGACTCAGACTTGAATATTCTGGCTGAG GGTCCCAACTTGATTATTAACCAGCCAAACACGCTGCTGGAAGGGATGTCAGATTGGTGCAAAGAGCACCATGGAAAG TCAGGACTGACGCAGGCTGTACAGGACAGTAACATCACCCTGGAGCAGGCACAGTACGAGTTCCTGTCCTTTATCAGACAGCATACCCCGCCTGGACAGTGTCCCCTTGCCG gAAACTCTGTGCATGCCGACAAGAGGTTCCTGGACAAGTACATGCCCCAGTTTATGTATCATCTTCACTATCGAATTGTTGATGTCAGCACCATTAAGGAACTTTGCAG GCGGTGGTTTCCAGAGGAATTCAAAATGGTGCCTCTCAAGAAAGCAGCCCacag GGCCTTGGATGACATCCACGAGAGCATCAAAGAGCTGCAGTACTACAGAGCCAGCGTCTTCAAAGCTTCAGAGGACCAGAAGCACAAGATTGTAGAATGCCAAGGGAGCATTAACAGTTAG